A genome region from Haloarcula ordinaria includes the following:
- a CDS encoding alpha/beta fold hydrolase, with protein MLIHGNNWSGSSSANSWSKTFEYLSEEFRVLAVDRIGCGLTDNPDDPSEFRYQSDIDHIIGFVEALELDSFHLSGWSRGGGLATRVAVEIPDLVDSLIICNSATLGPAAGDGMHRRNIIFEMDEFGLQKTDPEWMEYFYSHYSHEKTYITDLRCRTAAYMERREKARETARIMDDQGEMEHWQASLDEHMNETHQRIKAGVLDMPVLYVFGRDDPTVPPVMALAAFDMIGQENADIRMKIFNRCGHMIFLEYPEEFSQTVTEFITHWHS; from the coding sequence GTGCTCATCCATGGGAACAACTGGAGCGGTTCAAGCAGCGCGAACTCCTGGTCCAAGACGTTCGAGTATCTCAGTGAAGAATTCCGGGTGCTTGCCGTCGATCGAATTGGTTGCGGATTGACCGACAACCCCGACGATCCGTCGGAGTTCCGGTATCAGTCGGACATCGACCACATCATCGGGTTCGTCGAGGCCCTCGAGTTGGACTCGTTCCATCTTTCAGGCTGGTCACGCGGCGGCGGTCTCGCGACCCGTGTCGCCGTCGAGATACCGGATCTGGTCGACTCGCTTATCATATGTAACAGCGCGACCCTCGGCCCGGCCGCTGGCGACGGCATGCATCGGCGCAATATCATCTTCGAGATGGACGAGTTCGGCCTGCAAAAAACCGACCCAGAGTGGATGGAATACTTCTATTCGCACTACTCCCACGAAAAAACGTACATCACGGACCTGCGGTGCCGCACCGCTGCCTATATGGAACGGCGGGAGAAGGCTCGAGAGACTGCTCGAATCATGGACGACCAGGGGGAGATGGAGCACTGGCAGGCTTCACTCGACGAGCACATGAACGAGACGCACCAGCGTATCAAAGCGGGGGTCCTCGACATGCCCGTTCTGTACGTTTTCGGACGCGACGATCCGACCGTGCCGCCGGTTATGGCGTTGGCCGCGTTCGACATGATTGGGCAGGAGAACGCCGACATTCGGATGAAAATCTTCAACCGATGCGGACATATGATATTCCTGGAGTACCCTGAGGAGTTCTCTCAGACAGTGACCGAGTTCATCACTCACTGGCACTCGTAA
- a CDS encoding MATE family efflux transporter: MKGEWSRGRLVEKWRTVIGLGWPITVQTSIRTGMRTTDLLVTGLFGPAAIAALGLANLYTRIALFTGIGIGTGALSLSSQDTGSGAETNKNMAISAALFLGILIGIPLALFAVFFSGPALSIFGATPDVIALGVPYLVIVLGTAPARHVTLIGEKALQGTGDTMAPMYIRGGANLVNIAGTVALGLGLGPLPRLEVIGVAISTGGANVLAGLAVIAYMLSPRSDVALVRPDDLVIMKQIVTVGFPRAVQGLSQTAAEFPLSAILVGFSVEIYAAYQVGRRVAQQLTGPLARSLNVVSSIQIGQALGAQQLEEVRFNTAALALLGLLTTATLATGMFYWSDMLASLFGDDQATRAAASVFIQAFAVAAVLRTLSRIYAGALQGGGETIKPFLAELIGGTGLLLGITYVVGVLLGVGVQATYAGIVISGLARLLLVFVWYRDPSWMRSALDGMQTRGSISND, from the coding sequence GTGAAGGGCGAGTGGTCACGGGGACGACTCGTCGAAAAGTGGCGCACCGTCATCGGCCTCGGATGGCCGATAACTGTCCAGACGTCGATTCGGACTGGGATGCGGACGACGGACCTACTCGTGACCGGACTGTTCGGTCCAGCGGCCATCGCTGCTCTCGGCCTCGCAAACCTGTATACACGGATCGCGTTGTTTACCGGGATCGGCATCGGGACCGGCGCGCTGTCATTGTCGAGTCAAGATACCGGTAGCGGCGCCGAGACGAACAAGAATATGGCAATCTCGGCAGCACTGTTTCTGGGCATCCTGATCGGGATTCCATTGGCATTGTTTGCGGTGTTCTTCTCAGGACCGGCCCTCAGTATCTTCGGGGCGACGCCCGATGTCATCGCCCTCGGTGTCCCGTACCTGGTAATCGTCCTCGGTACGGCACCGGCTCGACATGTCACGCTCATCGGTGAGAAGGCGCTACAGGGCACGGGTGATACAATGGCGCCCATGTACATCCGAGGTGGGGCGAATCTGGTGAACATCGCTGGGACAGTGGCTCTGGGGCTGGGACTGGGGCCGCTCCCCCGCCTCGAAGTCATCGGCGTCGCTATCTCAACAGGGGGAGCGAACGTTCTCGCGGGCCTGGCTGTGATCGCATATATGCTGAGTCCGCGGTCTGATGTCGCCCTCGTAAGGCCAGACGACCTAGTCATTATGAAGCAGATCGTCACTGTTGGTTTCCCTCGGGCCGTTCAGGGTCTCTCTCAGACTGCTGCCGAATTCCCGTTGAGCGCGATTCTTGTAGGTTTCAGTGTCGAAATTTACGCCGCTTATCAGGTCGGCCGACGGGTGGCCCAGCAGCTGACTGGCCCGCTAGCCAGAAGTCTGAACGTGGTCTCCAGCATCCAGATCGGACAGGCGCTTGGCGCCCAACAGCTCGAGGAGGTTCGTTTCAACACGGCGGCACTGGCACTACTCGGACTCCTTACGACGGCGACACTGGCCACTGGGATGTTCTACTGGAGTGATATGCTCGCGAGTCTCTTCGGTGACGACCAGGCAACCCGGGCAGCAGCGTCAGTGTTCATTCAAGCCTTCGCGGTCGCAGCAGTCCTCAGGACCCTCTCACGGATTTACGCCGGAGCTCTGCAGGGCGGTGGAGAGACGATAAAACCGTTCCTGGCCGAACTCATCGGCGGGACTGGACTGCTGCTCGGTATTACCTACGTCGTCGGTGTCCTCCTTGGTGTCGGCGTACAGGCCACCTACGCCGGAATCGTCATTTCTGGACTGGCACGACTACTGCTTGTATTCGTCTGGTATCGCGACCCCAGTTGGATGCGGTCCGCCCTCGACGGAATGCAGACTCGGGGCAGTATTAGTAACGACTGA
- a CDS encoding cysteine hydrolase family protein: MRGTVHFYQGIVDIRLMSDQLTEAYVPDEVPDEDLAYFAKSDDRVESLRREWGENVALLVVDMTNAFVSDEYYLGRSDTGQPAIDANAELIEAARAADAPIIYTRGTDADHFPPAYQGTTKSAGDRDEEFAAMWETGNQIHDDIAPEPEDIVIQKPRASAFFDTHLANLLHHYDVDTLIVTGMTTSGCVRASVVDGHSSNFQVVVPIEAAADRSVISHKISLFDMDMKYADVLPVEEVVDEIGATAAAVADD; this comes from the coding sequence TTGCGAGGAACAGTACACTTTTATCAGGGTATTGTGGATATAAGGTTGATGTCTGACCAATTGACAGAGGCCTATGTTCCGGACGAGGTTCCGGACGAGGATTTAGCATATTTCGCGAAGAGCGACGACCGGGTCGAGTCACTGCGACGAGAGTGGGGCGAGAACGTCGCACTGCTGGTCGTCGATATGACGAACGCGTTTGTCAGTGACGAGTACTACCTCGGACGCTCAGATACCGGACAGCCAGCTATCGACGCCAACGCGGAACTCATCGAGGCTGCGCGTGCGGCCGACGCGCCGATTATTTATACGCGTGGAACCGACGCCGACCACTTCCCACCAGCGTACCAGGGAACGACCAAATCTGCGGGCGACCGCGACGAGGAATTCGCGGCGATGTGGGAGACGGGCAATCAGATTCACGATGACATCGCTCCCGAACCAGAGGACATAGTCATTCAAAAGCCACGCGCGAGCGCATTTTTTGATACGCACCTCGCGAACCTGTTACACCACTATGACGTGGACACACTCATCGTAACCGGCATGACGACGAGCGGGTGTGTGCGTGCGTCGGTCGTCGATGGCCATTCATCGAACTTCCAAGTAGTCGTTCCGATCGAGGCAGCTGCTGATCGGTCGGTTATCTCGCACAAGATTTCGTTGTTCGATATGGATATGAAATACGCTGACGTACTCCCTGTCGAAGAGGTTGTGGACGAAATTGGGGCGACGGCAGCAGCGGTGGCAGACGACTAA